In one Lolium rigidum isolate FL_2022 chromosome 3, APGP_CSIRO_Lrig_0.1, whole genome shotgun sequence genomic region, the following are encoded:
- the LOC124698834 gene encoding uncharacterized protein LOC124698834, with protein sequence MTTMATPKSLRKASIGGKAWRLLRLAVLWARKGSAAHSLRLLKTLRRSGLGLHGRRNDGRLRYGEREFSIDETPAFRFRTPSARVLRFIPCIATAVPDTPARYGEDRYFFCDAREKDEEGCAGDYYDDAELSECGVEDDQLLERAMMEASCGDAGVDVKADEFITKFYAQMKLQRQISLLHYNEMMHRSVC encoded by the coding sequence ATGACAACAATGGCAACGCCCAAGTCGTTGAGGAAGGCGTCGATCGGCGGCAAGGCGTGGCGGCTGCTGCGCCTGGCGGTGCTCTGGGCGCGGAAGGGGAGCGCGGCGCACAGCCTCCGCCTGCTCAAGACCCTGCGCCGCAGCGGCCTCGGCCTCCACGGCAGGCGCAACGACGGCCGGCTCCGCTACGGCGAGCGCGAGTTCTCCATCGACGAGACGCCCGCGTTCCGGTTCCGGACCCCCTCCGCGCGCGTGCTCCGCTTCATCCCCTGCATCGCCACCGCCGTCCCTGACACACCCGCGCGCTACGGCGAGGACCGGTACTTCTTCTGCGACGCCCGGGAGAAGGACGAAGAGGGCTGCGCCGGGGACTACTACGACGATGCCGAGCTGAGCGAGTGCGGCGTCGAGGATGACCAGTTGCTCGAGCGGGCGATGATGGAGGCCAGCTGCGGGGACGCCGGGGTGGACGTGAAGGCGGACGAGTTCATCACCAAGTTCTACGCGCAGATGAAGCTGCAGCGACAGATCTCCTTGCTGCACTACAACGAGATGATGCACAGGAGTGTCTGCTAG